Within the Bacteroidota bacterium genome, the region AAATGGGTTCAGTCGTACAGAGATTTACCAATATTGGTTAACCAGTGGGCAAATGTTGTTCGTTGGGAAATGAGAACCAGATTGTTTTTGCGTACTTCTGAATTTTTGTGGCAGGAGGGACATACGGCACATGCTACAAAACAGGAAGCTGTAGCCGAAGCGGAACAAATGCTGAATGTTTATTCCGATTTTGCTGAAAATTTTATGGCAATGCCGGTTGTACGTGGATTTAAAACAGAATCGGAGCGATTTGCCGGAGCGTTAGAAACTTATTGTATCGAAGCTTTGATGCAGGATGGAAAGGCATTACAGGCAGGAACGTCACATTTTCTGGGACAGAATTTTGCTAAAGCTTTTGATGTGAAATTCACGTCGAAAGAAGGGAAGCTGGAGCATGTTTGGGCTACTTCATGGGGTGTTTCAACAAGATTGATGGGAGGTCTGATTATGACTCACTCCGATGATAATGGCCTTGTATTACCTCCTAAATTAGCGCCTCACCAGGTGGTTATTGTTCCTATTTATAGGAATGACGACCAGTTTGATGCTGTTTCAGAAAAGGCAGAGGAGATGATGAAAGAATTAAGATCTCAGGGGATTTCAGTTAAGTTCGATAAAAGAGATACTCACAAGCCGGGATGGAAATTTGCCGAATGGGAGCTAAAAGGTGTTCCGGTACGAATAGCCATCGGACCAAAAGATTTGGAAAATGGAACTGTTGAGGTGGCTCGAAGAGACAACTTGACAAAGGAGATCGTTTCCAGTGAAAATATATCAGAATATGTAGCTTCTCTATTAAATGAAATTCAGGAAAACTTGTATAAAAAAGCAAGTGATTTTAGAGATGAGAATACAAGTAAAGCTGATTCGTTCGAAGATTTTAAGGATATTCTTGATAATAAAGGAGGATTTATAGAAGCCCATTGGGATGGTACTCCTGAAACAGAAGATAAAATTAAGGAATTGACAAAGGCTACAATACGTTGTATCCCTTTAGATGCTAAAGAGGAAGAAGGAACCTGTATTCTTACAGGGAAACCATCAAATAAGAGGGTATTGTTTGCTAAAGCATATTAACAAATAGATCATAAGCAATAGGCT harbors:
- the proS gene encoding proline--tRNA ligase; amino-acid sequence: MGKNLTSRSEDYSKWYNELVVKADLAENSGVRGSMVIKPYGFAIWEKIQQQLDIMFKETGHENAYFPLFIPKSYFSKEASHVDGFAKECAVVTHYRLKNDEDGGGIVVDENAKLEEELIVRPTSETIIWDTYRKWVQSYRDLPILVNQWANVVRWEMRTRLFLRTSEFLWQEGHTAHATKQEAVAEAEQMLNVYSDFAENFMAMPVVRGFKTESERFAGALETYCIEALMQDGKALQAGTSHFLGQNFAKAFDVKFTSKEGKLEHVWATSWGVSTRLMGGLIMTHSDDNGLVLPPKLAPHQVVIVPIYRNDDQFDAVSEKAEEMMKELRSQGISVKFDKRDTHKPGWKFAEWELKGVPVRIAIGPKDLENGTVEVARRDNLTKEIVSSENISEYVASLLNEIQENLYKKASDFRDENTSKADSFEDFKDILDNKGGFIEAHWDGTPETEDKIKELTKATIRCIPLDAKEEEGTCILTGKPSNKRVLFAKAY